Proteins encoded by one window of Xanthomonas sp. DAR 80977:
- a CDS encoding efflux RND transporter periplasmic adaptor subunit: MKPALPKTRRRRIVLLVLALAILAAIAAWWLQPPPAPTLATSPVVRGDIEQTVEATGTIKPSQLVSVGAQASGRIESLKVKLGDNVKAGDLIAEIDSRTQLNTLKSAQAALQNARATRQVQVANLRQYELAFKRQQQMLAAEATSQADYDSARATLEGTRAQIAALEATIAEQQTTVDSAQTTLGYTKITAPIDGTVVAVVSKQGQTVNANQSTPTIVMLGNLATMTVYAEISEADVVKTREGQPVYFSILGNPDKRYTSTLRDIAPAPESVTSEDSTSSTTSSTSTSTSSTAIYYYGLFDVDNASRELRTYMTAQVSIVLGKASKVLSIPSAALGEKRSDGSYAVQVVGADGRPQPRTVTIGLNNNAQAEVKSGLREGEQVVVGEATAATKQAASEKNTQRRGGPGGGPPPMGM; this comes from the coding sequence GTGAAACCCGCGCTTCCCAAGACACGGCGCCGCCGCATCGTCCTGCTCGTCCTCGCGCTGGCCATCCTGGCCGCGATCGCGGCCTGGTGGCTGCAGCCGCCGCCGGCGCCGACTTTGGCCACCTCGCCAGTGGTGCGCGGCGACATCGAGCAGACCGTCGAGGCCACCGGCACGATCAAGCCCTCGCAGCTGGTCAGCGTCGGCGCGCAGGCGTCCGGCCGCATCGAGTCGCTGAAGGTCAAGCTCGGCGACAACGTCAAGGCCGGCGACCTGATCGCCGAGATCGATTCGCGCACCCAGCTCAACACGCTCAAGAGCGCGCAGGCGGCGCTGCAGAACGCACGCGCCACGCGCCAGGTGCAGGTCGCCAACCTGCGCCAGTACGAACTGGCATTCAAGCGCCAGCAGCAGATGCTGGCCGCCGAAGCCACTTCGCAGGCCGACTACGACAGCGCGCGCGCCACGCTGGAAGGCACCCGCGCGCAGATCGCCGCGCTCGAGGCCACCATCGCCGAGCAGCAGACCACGGTGGACAGCGCGCAGACCACCCTGGGCTACACCAAGATCACCGCGCCGATCGACGGCACCGTGGTCGCGGTGGTGTCCAAGCAGGGTCAGACCGTCAACGCCAACCAGAGCACGCCGACCATCGTCATGCTCGGCAACCTCGCCACCATGACCGTGTACGCGGAGATCTCCGAGGCCGACGTGGTCAAGACCAGGGAGGGCCAGCCGGTGTACTTCAGCATCCTCGGCAATCCGGACAAGCGCTACACCAGCACCCTGCGCGACATCGCCCCGGCGCCGGAATCGGTGACCAGCGAGGACAGCACCTCCAGCACGACATCGTCCACCTCCACCTCCACTTCCAGCACGGCGATCTACTACTACGGCCTGTTCGACGTGGACAATGCCAGCCGCGAACTGCGCACCTACATGACCGCGCAGGTCAGCATCGTGCTCGGCAAGGCCAGCAAGGTGCTGAGCATTCCCTCGGCCGCGCTGGGCGAGAAGCGCAGCGACGGCAGCTATGCCGTGCAGGTGGTCGGCGCCGACGGACGCCCGCAGCCGCGCACCGTGACCATCGGCCTCAACAACAACGCGCAGGCCGAAGTGAAGAGCGGGCTGCGCGAGGGCGAACAGGTGGTGGTCGGCGAGGCCACCGCCGCGACCAAGCAGGCCGCCAGCGAGAAGAACACGCAGCGCCGCGGCGGTCCCGGCGGCGGCCCGCCGCCGATGGGCATGTGA
- a CDS encoding response regulator, protein MKEEPTMHRLLVVDDDVDIRTLLAEQLGRAGYQVSTASDGAQMRQVLEREHVDLIVLDLNLPREDGLTLCRDLRAKSSTPVIMLTARSEPIDRVLGLEMGADDYLAKPFEPRELLARIRNVLRRTEALPANLEPLAIRRARFGGWLFDLEQRHLVDPGGRVVVLSGAEFRLLRVFVGHANKVLSREQLVALSSGRQYEAQDRAIDLQISRLRQKLGDSGGDGLIKTVRNEGYVLAAAVALE, encoded by the coding sequence ATGAAGGAAGAACCGACCATGCATCGCCTGCTGGTGGTCGACGACGACGTCGACATCCGCACCCTCCTGGCCGAACAGCTGGGCCGCGCCGGCTATCAGGTCAGCACCGCCAGCGATGGCGCGCAGATGCGCCAGGTGCTGGAGCGCGAACACGTGGACCTGATCGTGCTCGACCTGAACCTGCCGCGCGAGGACGGGCTGACCCTGTGCCGCGACCTGCGCGCCAAGTCGAGCACGCCGGTGATCATGCTGACCGCGCGCAGCGAACCGATCGACCGCGTGCTCGGCCTGGAGATGGGCGCCGACGACTACCTGGCCAAGCCGTTCGAGCCGCGCGAACTGCTGGCGCGGATCCGCAACGTGCTGCGCCGGACCGAGGCGCTGCCGGCCAACCTGGAGCCGCTGGCGATCCGCCGCGCGCGCTTCGGCGGCTGGCTGTTCGACCTGGAGCAACGCCACCTGGTCGATCCGGGCGGCAGGGTGGTGGTGCTGTCCGGCGCCGAATTCCGCCTGCTGCGGGTGTTCGTCGGCCATGCCAACAAGGTGCTGTCGCGCGAACAGCTGGTGGCGCTGAGCAGCGGCCGCCAGTACGAGGCGCAGGACCGCGCGATCGACCTGCAGATCAGCCGCCTGCGGCAGAAGCTGGGCGACAGCGGCGGCGACGGCCTGATCAAGACCGTGCGCAACGAAGGCTATGTGCTGGCCGCGGCGGTGGCGCTGGAATGA
- a CDS encoding ATP-binding protein: MKRLRRFFASMAGRLFLILLLGMACAASFATLLANAKRRQEFDRQNMERAADRLQSFVELLQSAGPELRARLLSLGGPGIRILPATARAQAPDPVFAAVLGARGGALAQAQVARLDMRACMPQRPDFLPPPQRRDLDRQDASLEPPTCRLVGVRLDDGTPLRLGLQTQPIARQTALAVDPLFLSLLALAIALLSYVVARIASTPLQQLADAAADLGQDLQRPPLPLRGPLEVRRAAQAFNAMQQRLQRHLGERTQMLAAITHDLQTPSTRLRLRLENVQDDALRERLIGDLAAMQALIREGLELARSAETAEQRAALDLDSLLQSVIEDAAEAGADAVFERGCGAVLPLRPLAMHRLFSNLVDNALKYGGSVRVAAERHADGALGVYVRDRGPGIAEDELETVFAPFVRLETSRSRETGGAGLGLTIARALAEKDGATLRLRNLPGGGLEACVEWPAPSRRG; the protein is encoded by the coding sequence ATGAAGCGGCTGCGGCGGTTCTTCGCCTCGATGGCCGGGCGCCTGTTCCTGATCCTGCTGCTGGGCATGGCCTGCGCGGCCAGCTTCGCCACGCTGCTGGCCAACGCCAAGCGCCGCCAGGAGTTCGACCGGCAGAACATGGAGCGCGCTGCCGACCGCCTGCAGAGCTTCGTCGAGCTGTTGCAGAGCGCCGGCCCGGAATTGCGCGCGCGGCTGCTGTCGCTGGGCGGGCCGGGCATCCGCATCCTGCCGGCCACGGCGCGCGCGCAGGCGCCGGACCCGGTGTTCGCCGCGGTGCTCGGCGCGCGCGGCGGCGCGCTGGCGCAGGCGCAGGTGGCGCGCCTGGACATGCGCGCCTGCATGCCGCAGCGTCCGGACTTCCTGCCACCGCCGCAGCGCCGCGACCTCGACCGCCAGGACGCCTCGCTGGAACCGCCGACCTGCCGCCTGGTCGGCGTGCGCCTGGACGACGGCACGCCGCTGCGGCTGGGCCTGCAGACCCAGCCGATCGCGCGGCAGACCGCGCTGGCGGTGGACCCGCTGTTCCTGTCGCTGCTGGCGCTGGCGATCGCGCTGCTGTCCTATGTGGTCGCGCGCATCGCCAGCACGCCGCTGCAGCAGCTGGCCGATGCCGCCGCCGACCTGGGCCAGGACCTGCAGCGCCCGCCGTTGCCGCTGCGCGGACCGCTGGAGGTACGCCGCGCCGCGCAGGCCTTCAATGCGATGCAGCAGCGCCTGCAGCGGCACCTGGGCGAGCGCACGCAGATGCTCGCGGCGATCACCCACGATCTGCAGACCCCGTCCACGCGGTTGCGGCTGCGCCTGGAGAACGTGCAGGACGACGCCCTGCGCGAGCGCCTGATCGGCGACCTGGCGGCGATGCAGGCGCTGATCCGCGAAGGCCTGGAACTGGCGCGCAGCGCCGAGACCGCCGAGCAGCGCGCCGCGCTGGACCTGGATTCGCTGCTGCAGAGCGTGATCGAGGATGCCGCCGAGGCCGGTGCCGACGCGGTGTTCGAACGCGGCTGCGGCGCGGTGCTGCCGCTGCGCCCGCTGGCGATGCACCGGCTGTTCTCCAATCTCGTCGACAACGCGCTGAAGTACGGCGGGTCGGTACGGGTGGCGGCCGAGCGCCATGCCGACGGCGCGCTCGGCGTGTACGTGCGCGACCGCGGCCCGGGCATCGCCGAGGACGAACTGGAGACGGTGTTCGCCCCGTTCGTGCGGCTGGAGACCTCGCGCTCGCGCGAGACCGGCGGCGCCGGCCTGGGCCTGACCATCGCCCGCGCGCTGGCCGAGAAGGACGGCGCCACGCTGCGCCTGCGCAACCTGCCCGGGGGCGGCCTGGAGGCATGCGTGGAGTGGCCGGCGCCGTCGCGCCGGGGCTGA
- a CDS encoding diguanylate cyclase, whose protein sequence is MLALLALLLGAAPAAAIAANAADPADAGPPPLRDYAVDAWTSRNGLPHNSLRDLAQTADGRLWFATWEGLVRYNGLDFAVIDRSTRPGLPDNGVGSLYVDRDGALWLSDSRGNLGRYDRTGNWRFWLQPPGWPRALIHAMTQDRHGRLWLLFEGNGLGCLWPDGRFDYQPAPPGLPLANSFPRIAVDDRDRVWIGSLDGLLYRDAQGTLQRAPAAFGLPPGLAWPYRAADGTIWLVAGENVYRLQGERAVLVHHLPGYGHFTAMLRDRDGAVWLGTENQGLLRIGRHGIEHMAPGEVLPNGRVVSLLEDAEGSVWIGANGGLFRLRETLFTSYTRRDGLSGDYVRALLEAPDGALWIGSAAGLDRMAADGSIAPTGLRNANGSAPSVLSLARGADGDLWVGTYADGVYRLHDGRVRRHYGKDDGLPSGHVRAISVDRAGTVWLGTQRGLVRIDGEQARMADVPGLPQGLITALASIDGALWIGSVEGASVLRDGRVQRLPLEPLGGARSVFGFQALGGDVWISTDRGLHRDRGGTLARVGLEQGMPVDTVFQLVSDRLGNVWITSNRGVLRTSADALDAVADGRAGKLQVARYNEIDGMANAQGNGSSGPSAIVRGDGSVWLVTAGGVSTVDPRRLQRFRERLPPPAAIENVLLDGQAFDWRRHPRLPGATRIAVSYVGLSYLLPERIRYRTRLDGLDRDWVERGQQRSVEFIGLPPGDYTLHVAAAHPDGAWSTREALWRFSVAPLWWQRRSVQAGAALALLLGMVALYRYLIGRYQRRNLRLERLVKQRTAALQLQTERLLQADTDKNQLLAELRHQADAFERQAHEDALTGLPNRRHFDEVLLRDVRRAQRSGNPLCLLVIDIDRFKQINDGYSHATGDAVLREVGHLLAEACRATDLPARLGGEEFAVLLGDTSLAEAERMASRLRDLFHARLQWADAPALRVTFSAGLVALSGEETPSQLLQRADVALYRAKSGGRDRVCVG, encoded by the coding sequence CTGCTGGCGCTGCTCGCGCTGTTGCTCGGCGCGGCTCCCGCCGCGGCGATCGCCGCCAATGCGGCCGACCCGGCCGATGCCGGTCCGCCGCCGCTGCGCGACTACGCCGTGGACGCCTGGACCTCGCGCAACGGCCTGCCGCACAACTCGCTGCGCGACCTGGCGCAGACCGCGGACGGGCGCCTGTGGTTCGCCACCTGGGAAGGGCTGGTGCGCTACAACGGGCTGGACTTCGCGGTGATCGACCGCAGCACCCGTCCCGGCCTGCCCGACAACGGCGTCGGCTCGCTGTACGTCGATCGCGACGGCGCGCTGTGGCTCAGCGACTCGCGCGGCAACCTGGGCCGCTACGACCGCACCGGCAACTGGCGCTTCTGGCTGCAACCGCCGGGCTGGCCGCGCGCGCTGATCCATGCCATGACCCAGGACCGCCACGGGCGGCTGTGGCTGCTGTTCGAAGGCAACGGCCTGGGCTGCCTGTGGCCGGACGGCCGCTTCGACTACCAGCCGGCGCCGCCGGGCCTGCCGCTGGCCAACAGCTTCCCGCGGATCGCCGTCGACGACCGCGACCGGGTCTGGATCGGCAGCCTCGACGGCCTGCTCTACCGCGACGCGCAAGGCACGCTGCAGCGCGCGCCGGCGGCGTTCGGGCTGCCGCCCGGCCTGGCCTGGCCGTACCGCGCCGCGGACGGCACGATCTGGCTGGTCGCCGGCGAGAACGTGTACCGGCTGCAGGGCGAGCGCGCGGTGCTGGTGCACCATCTGCCGGGCTACGGCCACTTCACCGCGATGCTGCGCGATCGCGACGGCGCCGTATGGCTGGGCACCGAGAACCAGGGCCTGCTGCGCATCGGCCGGCACGGCATCGAGCACATGGCGCCGGGCGAGGTGCTGCCCAACGGGCGCGTGGTGAGCCTGCTCGAGGACGCCGAGGGCAGCGTCTGGATCGGCGCCAACGGCGGCCTGTTCCGCCTGCGCGAGACCCTGTTCACCAGCTACACGCGCCGCGACGGACTCAGCGGCGACTACGTGCGCGCGTTGCTGGAAGCGCCCGACGGCGCGCTGTGGATCGGCAGCGCCGCCGGCCTGGACCGGATGGCGGCCGACGGCAGCATCGCGCCGACCGGGCTGCGCAACGCCAACGGCAGCGCGCCGTCGGTGCTGAGCCTGGCGCGCGGCGCGGACGGCGACCTGTGGGTCGGCACCTATGCCGACGGCGTGTACCGGCTGCACGACGGCCGCGTGCGCCGCCACTACGGCAAGGACGACGGCCTGCCCAGCGGCCACGTGCGCGCGATCAGCGTGGACCGCGCCGGCACGGTCTGGCTCGGTACCCAGCGCGGGCTGGTGCGCATCGACGGCGAGCAGGCGCGCATGGCCGACGTGCCGGGCCTGCCGCAGGGCCTGATCACCGCGCTGGCCAGCATCGACGGCGCGCTGTGGATCGGCTCGGTCGAAGGCGCCTCGGTGCTGCGCGACGGCCGCGTGCAACGGCTGCCGCTGGAGCCGCTGGGTGGCGCGCGCAGCGTGTTCGGCTTCCAGGCGCTGGGCGGCGACGTGTGGATTTCCACCGATCGCGGCCTGCACCGCGACCGCGGCGGCACGCTGGCGCGGGTCGGCCTGGAGCAGGGCATGCCGGTGGACACGGTGTTCCAACTGGTCAGCGACCGGCTCGGCAACGTCTGGATCACCAGCAACCGCGGCGTGCTGCGGACCAGCGCCGACGCGCTCGATGCCGTGGCCGACGGCCGCGCCGGCAAATTGCAGGTGGCCCGCTACAACGAGATCGACGGCATGGCCAATGCCCAGGGCAACGGCAGCTCCGGCCCGTCGGCGATCGTGCGCGGCGACGGCAGCGTGTGGCTGGTCACCGCCGGCGGCGTCAGCACCGTCGATCCGCGCCGGCTGCAGCGCTTCCGCGAACGCCTGCCGCCGCCGGCGGCGATCGAGAACGTGCTGCTGGACGGGCAGGCGTTCGACTGGCGGCGCCACCCGCGCCTGCCCGGCGCCACCCGCATCGCGGTGTCCTACGTCGGGCTCAGCTACCTGCTGCCCGAGCGCATCCGCTACCGCACCCGGCTCGACGGCCTGGACAGGGACTGGGTGGAACGCGGCCAGCAGCGCAGCGTCGAGTTCATCGGCCTGCCGCCGGGCGACTACACCCTGCATGTGGCCGCGGCGCATCCGGACGGCGCCTGGAGCACGCGCGAGGCGCTGTGGCGGTTCAGCGTGGCCCCGCTGTGGTGGCAGCGGCGCAGCGTGCAGGCCGGCGCCGCGCTGGCGCTGCTGCTCGGCATGGTGGCGCTGTACCGCTACCTGATCGGGCGCTACCAGCGCCGCAACCTGCGCCTGGAGCGGCTGGTCAAGCAGCGCACCGCCGCCCTGCAGCTGCAGACCGAACGGCTGCTGCAGGCCGACACCGACAAGAACCAGCTGCTGGCCGAACTGCGGCACCAGGCCGACGCCTTCGAGCGCCAGGCCCACGAGGATGCACTGACCGGGCTGCCGAACCGCCGCCATTTCGACGAAGTGCTGCTGCGCGACGTGCGCCGCGCGCAGCGCAGCGGCAACCCGCTGTGCCTGCTGGTGATCGACATCGACCGCTTCAAGCAGATCAACGACGGCTACTCGCACGCCACCGGCGACGCGGTGCTGCGCGAGGTCGGGCATCTGCTCGCCGAGGCCTGCCGCGCCACCGACCTGCCGGCGCGGCTGGGCGGCGAGGAATTCGCGGTGCTGCTCGGCGACACCTCGCTGGCCGAGGCCGAGCGCATGGCGTCGCGGCTGCGCGACCTGTTCCACGCGCGCCTGCAGTGGGCCGACGCGCCGGCGCTGCGGGTGACCTTCAGCGCCGGCCTGGTCGCGCTGAGCGGGGAGGAGACGCCGAGCCAGCTGCTGCAGCGTGCGGACGTGGCGTTGTACCGGGCGAAGAGCGGCGGGCGGGATCGGGTGTGCGTGGGGTGA
- the rnt gene encoding ribonuclease T, translating into MNDHVDSPSQPLAVTPMSRRFRGYLPVVVDVETGGFDWNRHALLEIAAVPIEMDDFGQLYPGVTASAHVVPAPGTDIDPKSLEVTGIILDHPFRFAKPEREALDHVFAPVRAAVKKYGCQRAILVGHNAHFDLNFLNATVARCGHKRNPFHPFSVFDTVTLAGIAYGQTVLARAVQAAGFDWNAADAHSAVYDTEQTARLFCKIANAWPAPQIG; encoded by the coding sequence ATGAACGATCACGTCGACAGCCCCTCCCAGCCCCTCGCCGTCACCCCGATGTCGCGGCGTTTCCGCGGCTATCTGCCGGTGGTGGTGGACGTGGAGACCGGCGGTTTCGACTGGAACCGGCATGCGCTGCTGGAGATCGCCGCGGTGCCGATCGAGATGGACGATTTCGGCCAGCTGTACCCCGGCGTCACCGCCAGCGCCCACGTGGTGCCGGCGCCCGGCACCGACATCGACCCCAAGTCGCTGGAAGTCACCGGCATCATCCTCGACCACCCGTTCCGCTTCGCCAAGCCCGAGCGCGAGGCGCTGGACCACGTGTTCGCGCCGGTACGCGCGGCGGTGAAGAAGTACGGCTGCCAGCGCGCGATCCTGGTCGGCCACAACGCCCATTTCGACCTGAACTTCCTCAACGCCACCGTGGCCCGCTGCGGCCACAAGCGCAACCCGTTCCACCCCTTCAGCGTGTTCGACACCGTGACCCTGGCCGGCATCGCCTACGGCCAGACCGTGCTGGCCCGCGCGGTGCAGGCGGCCGGCTTCGACTGGAACGCCGCCGACGCGCACAGCGCGGTCTACGACACCGAACAGACCGCCCGCCTGTTCTGCAAGATCGCCAACGCCTGGCCGGCGCCGCAGATCGGCTGA
- a CDS encoding DNA-binding domain-containing protein gives MAESLHAQQFALALHLRDPQRHAPPPDIEPRRLAVYRALFFDNIAQLLASNFPVLHATLDEAAWQALLRAFCAEHRARTPLFPRVGGEFVRFLEQRAADAQRPWLAELAHYEAVELELQIDDAAVPPHDPHGDLLDGMVQLSPWLRLLRYRWPVQRIGPAWQPQQAPAQPTCLLARREADGQVRFAELAPLAYDLVARLRAGEHSGRTLLLRLAAEHGQDPAALLHEGAALLERLRQQGSVLGTRLPA, from the coding sequence ATGGCTGAGTCGCTGCACGCCCAGCAGTTCGCGCTGGCCCTGCACTTGCGCGATCCGCAGCGGCACGCGCCGCCGCCGGACATCGAGCCGCGGCGGCTGGCGGTGTACCGCGCCTTGTTCTTCGACAACATCGCGCAACTGCTCGCCTCGAACTTCCCGGTGCTGCACGCCACCCTCGACGAGGCTGCATGGCAGGCGCTGCTGCGCGCCTTCTGCGCCGAGCACCGCGCACGCACGCCGCTGTTCCCGCGCGTGGGCGGCGAGTTCGTGCGTTTCCTGGAGCAGCGCGCCGCCGATGCACAGCGGCCGTGGCTGGCCGAGCTGGCGCACTACGAGGCGGTCGAACTGGAACTGCAGATCGACGACGCCGCGGTGCCGCCGCACGATCCGCACGGCGACCTGCTCGACGGCATGGTGCAGTTGTCGCCCTGGCTGCGCCTGTTGCGCTATCGCTGGCCGGTGCAGCGCATCGGCCCGGCCTGGCAGCCGCAGCAAGCGCCGGCGCAGCCGACCTGCCTGCTGGCGCGGCGCGAGGCCGACGGCCAGGTCCGCTTCGCCGAACTGGCGCCGCTGGCCTACGACCTGGTGGCGCGGTTGCGCGCCGGCGAGCACAGCGGGCGCACGCTGCTGCTGCGCCTGGCCGCCGAGCACGGCCAGGACCCGGCCGCGCTGCTGCACGAGGGTGCCGCGCTGCTCGAGCGCCTGCGCCAGCAGGGCAGCGTGCTCGGCACCCGCCTGCCCGCCTGA
- a CDS encoding DUF692 domain-containing protein — MAAAESTPRALAAASAGLGLRRGLLPELLQAPPAAFDFLECAPDNWIGVGGRLGAMLDTLAARHPLSCHGLSLSLGGMAPLDMQLLRQTRQFLDRHGVALYSEHLSYSADDGQLYELLPLPFTDEAVRHAGARIAQAQDALGRRIAVENVSYYAAPGQALSEAQFVAAVLAEADCDLLLDVNNVCVNAANHGYDALAFLAAMPSARIASYHIAGHRDDDASALKIDTHGAAVAGEVWDLLDAAYRLHGVRPTLLERDSQFPPLPDLLHEVQRIRDAQAQAVPVQAARVAHG, encoded by the coding sequence GTGGCGGCGGCTGAATCCACGCCGCGCGCGCTGGCCGCGGCGAGCGCCGGACTGGGGCTGCGCCGCGGCCTGTTGCCGGAGTTGCTGCAGGCGCCGCCGGCGGCGTTCGATTTCCTCGAGTGCGCGCCGGACAACTGGATCGGCGTCGGCGGCCGCCTGGGCGCGATGCTGGACACGCTGGCCGCGCGCCATCCGCTGAGCTGCCATGGGCTGTCGCTGTCGCTCGGCGGCATGGCGCCCCTGGATATGCAGCTGCTGCGGCAGACCCGGCAGTTCCTGGATCGGCACGGGGTCGCGCTGTACAGCGAACACCTCAGCTACAGCGCCGACGACGGCCAGCTCTACGAGCTGCTGCCGCTGCCGTTCACCGACGAAGCGGTGCGCCATGCCGGCGCGCGCATCGCCCAGGCGCAGGATGCGCTGGGCCGGCGCATCGCGGTGGAGAACGTGTCCTACTACGCCGCGCCGGGCCAGGCGCTGAGCGAAGCGCAGTTCGTCGCCGCGGTGCTGGCCGAAGCCGACTGCGACCTGCTGCTGGACGTCAACAACGTCTGCGTCAACGCCGCCAACCATGGCTACGACGCCCTCGCCTTCCTCGCCGCGATGCCGAGCGCACGCATCGCCTCGTACCACATCGCCGGGCATCGCGACGACGACGCCAGCGCGCTGAAGATCGACACCCATGGCGCGGCCGTGGCTGGCGAGGTCTGGGATCTGCTCGACGCCGCCTACCGCCTGCACGGCGTGCGCCCGACCCTGCTGGAACGCGACAGCCAGTTCCCGCCGCTGCCCGACCTGCTGCACGAGGTGCAGCGCATCCGCGACGCACAGGCGCAGGCCGTGCCGGTCCAGGCGGCGCGGGTGGCGCATGGCTGA
- a CDS encoding RcnB family protein, which produces MKRIIGSVLALTLLASGGAFAAGQDDHDRDRDQDRKDHRDDHRGPQQARQDDRRDDRHDNGRHEGPRHYKRGERLAADHRGDRVPDYRKRGLKAPPRGHEWRRVDNQYVLIAVATGVISSVIANSR; this is translated from the coding sequence ATGAAGCGCATCATCGGTTCGGTCCTCGCACTGACGCTGCTGGCCTCCGGCGGCGCATTCGCCGCCGGCCAGGACGACCACGATCGCGACCGCGATCAGGACCGCAAGGACCATCGCGACGACCACCGCGGCCCGCAGCAGGCGCGCCAGGACGACCGTCGCGACGACCGCCACGACAACGGCCGCCACGAAGGCCCGCGCCACTACAAGCGCGGCGAACGCCTGGCCGCCGATCATCGCGGCGACCGCGTGCCCGACTACCGCAAGCGTGGCCTGAAGGCGCCGCCGCGTGGCCACGAATGGCGCCGGGTCGACAACCAGTACGTGCTGATCGCCGTGGCCACCGGCGTCATCAGCAGCGTCATCGCCAACAGCCGCTGA
- the phoU gene encoding phosphate signaling complex protein PhoU, protein MNTQPNEHIVKSYDEEQHRIAAEIVRMGQTAVAQLEAALDVVERRDDNAALRIVVNDEAIDALEHAISHDVMRLALRGPMARDLREILAGLRIPADIERIGDYAANVAKRSIALNMSPPMPQTLGLRQLGKLAAQQVREALLAYQSNDADAALRVRQGDALLDAQYTALFRELLTYMMEDPRNITPCTHLLFMAKNLERIGDHATNIAENVWFLVHGDQPLPPRDKRDETSTTSGL, encoded by the coding sequence ATGAACACCCAGCCGAACGAGCACATCGTGAAGAGCTACGACGAAGAACAGCACCGCATCGCCGCCGAGATCGTGCGCATGGGCCAGACCGCGGTGGCGCAGCTGGAAGCGGCCCTGGACGTGGTCGAGCGTCGCGACGACAACGCCGCGCTGCGCATCGTCGTCAACGACGAGGCGATCGACGCGCTCGAGCACGCGATCAGCCACGACGTGATGCGGCTGGCGCTGCGTGGGCCGATGGCGCGCGACCTGCGCGAGATCCTCGCTGGCCTGCGCATCCCGGCCGACATCGAGCGCATCGGCGACTATGCCGCGAACGTGGCCAAGCGCTCGATCGCCTTGAACATGTCGCCGCCGATGCCGCAGACGCTGGGCCTGCGCCAGCTCGGCAAGCTGGCCGCGCAGCAGGTGCGCGAAGCGCTGCTCGCCTACCAGAGCAACGACGCCGACGCCGCGCTGCGGGTCCGCCAGGGCGATGCGCTGCTGGACGCGCAGTACACCGCGCTGTTCCGCGAGCTGCTGACCTACATGATGGAAGACCCGCGCAACATCACCCCGTGCACGCACCTGCTGTTCATGGCCAAGAACCTGGAGCGGATCGGCGACCACGCCACCAACATCGCCGAGAACGTGTGGTTCCTGGTGCATGGCGACCAACCGCTGCCGCCGCGCGACAAGCGCGACGAGACCAGCACCACCTCCGGCCTCTGA
- the pstB gene encoding phosphate ABC transporter ATP-binding protein PstB — translation MNDQHNAAPMHRIAMPTGHTALAPSPVKVAARGLDFYYDKYHALKGINIEVPEKRVTALIGPSGCGKSTLLRIFNRIYALYPKLEARGEVLLDGENILSPKYPMNRLRSKVGMVFQKPVPFPMTIFENVAYGIRHHEKLSKADMADRVEHALRQGALWDEVKDKLGQSALGLSGGQQQRLCIARAVALRPDVLLLDEPTSALDPISTSRIEQLVEELKTDYTIVIVTHNMQQAARVSDYTAFMYLGDLIEHDRTEIIFSQPSKQQTEDYITGRFG, via the coding sequence ATGAACGATCAGCACAACGCCGCACCGATGCATCGCATCGCCATGCCCACCGGGCACACCGCGCTGGCGCCATCGCCGGTGAAGGTGGCCGCGCGCGGCCTGGACTTCTACTACGACAAGTACCACGCGCTGAAGGGCATCAACATCGAGGTGCCGGAAAAGCGCGTCACCGCGCTGATCGGTCCGTCCGGCTGCGGCAAGTCGACCCTGCTGCGCATCTTCAACCGCATCTATGCGCTGTATCCGAAGCTGGAAGCGCGCGGCGAGGTGCTGCTGGACGGCGAGAACATCCTGTCGCCGAAGTACCCGATGAACCGCCTGCGCAGCAAGGTCGGCATGGTGTTCCAGAAGCCGGTGCCGTTCCCGATGACGATCTTCGAGAACGTCGCCTACGGCATCCGCCACCACGAGAAGCTGTCCAAGGCGGACATGGCCGACCGCGTCGAGCACGCGCTGCGCCAGGGCGCGCTGTGGGACGAGGTCAAGGACAAGCTCGGGCAGAGCGCGCTGGGCCTGTCCGGCGGCCAGCAGCAGCGCCTGTGCATCGCCCGCGCGGTGGCGCTGCGCCCGGACGTGCTGCTGCTCGACGAGCCGACCTCGGCGTTGGACCCGATCTCCACCAGCCGCATCGAGCAGCTGGTCGAAGAGCTGAAGACCGACTACACCATCGTCATCGTCACCCACAACATGCAGCAGGCCGCGCGCGTGTCCGACTACACCGCCTTCATGTACCTGGGCGACCTGATCGAGCACGACCGCACCGAGATCATCTTCTCGCAGCCCAGCAAGCAGCAGACCGAAGACTACATCACCGGCCGCTTCGGCTAA